Genomic DNA from Candidatus Nitronereus thalassa:
CGCCCACAAAATAAATAGGCCCATAATATTCGGTGAATTCAGCCCTAGCCCGACTGCATAAGGCGGATGATAGTTTTCGTCCGAAAAAAGATTAACTACATAAAATTCGGCGCCATAAAAAACCTGAAGGATACTAATGATCCCAGACAGGAATAGGAATACAGACAATAAGATGTTCAAAGTGCCCAAATACCTTGAAGAGAATAATGATCTGACAACTATAAAGGCTACAAACGAGAGGCAATAAGACGCGAAACCAAACCAGTAGGTTTTGTTAGAATTGAAAAAAACCGAAATGCCACAAAAAAACACCAACACGGAAAAGACCTGCATATCCACAAATCTCCGCGCCCCACGCAACAGGCTGAGATTCGTAAGGAGCCCAAACACCGTAAGAAGCAAAACTGCGGTGGGAGTGGACAACGGCATACCCGGAAAGCGATAGGGGAAAAATAAATATATGCTGATGTAGATCACCACAAGAAACGAAAGCGCTTGGTTTGAGAGCCCTCCGCAAGAGAAAGCCGAGCGAGAAATCGAGGAAAAATAGGACAACATTTGAGTAAGGGGGGTCAAGCGAAAATATTGGTATTAAAGAATGGGAATGGGTTGCCTGGTTAAAGGTTGTGGACCGCGAGATCAAGGGTCTCAAGTGTATTCAAACCAACTTGATCCCAGGTAGGAAACTTTTGGGATTGCGTCAGCGCCTTGGCCCGAAGTTCACTACATAGGGAAGAGTTTTCTGCCAAAGTAATCAATGCATTCGCAATTTCTTCAGGGATTGATGGATCAAAATACAAGGCTGCATCGCCCGCAATTTCCGGCATAACTGACGCGTTCGAACAGGCTATGGGCAAACCGGCCGAAAGGGCTTCAATAAGACTGTTGGGACAATTTTCACACATAGATTGGAACAAAAAAAATCGACATTCTGCCATTAGTCTTGGAATAGCTTCGTGTGGAACATTTCCCGTAAAAATGACCCAACTTGTAAGATGGTGGCATTCAACCATACGCTTTAGACTTGAGAAATAGTCCTCACTTTCTGGTTTGCCGACAATTACAAGACGAAGTTCTTTACTCTGAAGTGCCTCTTTGGCTAAAGAATACGCTTTAATAAGAGCCGAAAGATTCTTGTAGCGTTGCAAATGAGAGACACACAAAATGTATGGAGCTTGAATAACTAAATCCTCATCCCGGGATGGATATAATTGATTAAATTGCACATCATCCCGTCCATGATAAAGTATATCCCCTCGATTTTCCTGAAACCCATAGCGGTCAACAAATAAATTCTTAAAATATTGAGAGACAAAAATCACTCGCCTTGCAGATCGAGCAGATAAACGCATGATTGTGCCTAGCACTTTAAGGTTTAGCCACCCTAGGAGCCCTACTAACTTAATATTAACGCCAGAACAAAATGGAGCAGCATTACGAAATGCAACTACGGTTGGCACAGGACTCAGCAAGGGAACGACATTTCCTGGACACAGGAGCACATCAAGTTTTGACGATCTCAAAAGCCATGGGAAAGTGATTTGCTCCCATAATACCTTTTCAATAGAGGTGATGGAATGACGACCTATCGAATGTACTTCGATGGACTCACTCAGATAGGCCTGTATATAAGGAATGTTTTCAGGACGAGTAAAGAGGACTATATGGTGTCGCCTGTCGATACCAGTTCTCGACCAAGACGCTAGTAAGTTACGAAGATGTCCAACTCCTCCTCCGTGCATGCGGAACGTAGCATTAATTCCAATTCTCATAAACACTCTCGCCGCACATTCGTCTCAGTACCAACCATCTACCCCGTTATAGGTAGGCAATATTTGAAAATTCTCATGTTGTGGAAAATAATCCAAATAGACCAGACTGATTAACTACAATAAAAGGAATCTGCCATGAAACATGCTAACTTAAAAAACCTACCAGCACATATCTCGGCTCAGCAGCAAATGAGGCTATCGGTGTCACCATATGGGGCGGTCGCCTCTTTCCATGATTCAACAGGATCAACTGATTGAATTTTGGAAGGGATGGGACCATGTTATCGCCATCAGCTGTCATGAGAATTCCACCCCAATCCCACTTCCAATTTTTGCTAAGATAGTAAATAAATCCTACCGGCCCTGCGTAATCGTCAATATGAACACGGTACTGATCTCCATCGGTCATTTTGTATGCCCGAAGATCAACTTTTTCAAAATGCGTCCCTGAGATATCTTGAACTATTGGCCGTATATAATTTTCGAAAAACTGATTGAGGGATTTCCCAGACTCAAGAGATGGCGAACGCCAAAACCTTGCAATATAATGTTCCCCAGCTTTTGGGAGATACGGGGAATCGGTTTTGAATACATGTTCATAATGATGTTCACGAATTTGCTCGATTCGCTCATACTCAGCCCCCTGGAACTTCATGCGAACGTCTTCGGCAATCAACTCAGGCAACGCCTGCTCAATCACAGCCATGCCATAATCGTTAAATTGACGACGACTTCCAACATTAAGAGATATTGGAGGAACATTAGACCGACTATTCATATTCATTCTACCAAAATTTGCAAATCACACCACAACTCAGCCTTCTTAAAAAGGCCCCCTTTACTTACCCATAATGCACTACAATCAATTCGAATTCAATTCAACCTAGGATAAAAGAAACAACACTCACTGTAATTCCTAGTGGAAGGGGCCTGAACAGAAAAATAATTATACTTATCCTTCACATGTCATTGGGCTTGGATTGCCCATAGTTCCAAGAATACGACCCTATTTGCATACGTCAAAAGCCAAATAAATAATCTATTCGCTTGAACCCGTCCTTCACTCAATGATAATCGGGCACCGATGATGGCAAAAAAATGGTGCCTAGGCAAATGGCACAAGCATCAGAATAGCCCAAAGCCGAGGGTGAACATCTCGCTGCCCTGAAAGATGGAGATCGAAGAGCTTCAAGACCTGGTTTCGATCAAGGGAGAACCGATCATACAACTTGGAATCGTCAATACGCTCGCGGGCCCACTCTTGTAGTGGTCCACGCAACCATCGATCGATAGGAACGGCAAAACCCTGTTTCGGTCGATTAATTATTTCTTCTGGCAGGTATCGACTGGCGAGACGGCGCAACAGATACTTACTTGTGCCCCCACGCAACTTAAAAGAAAGCGGTAATTTCAGGCTCCATTCCACAAGCTCATGATCCAGAAGTGGTTCCCGCGCCTCCAGTGAGTAGGCCATACTTGAAAGGTCAGTTTTCTGCAGATACTCTTCAGGTAACACATGGGAAAGGTCAAGCCGCATCGCACATTCGACTGCAGATAAATTTTTCGGCATTTGTTCTATAGTCTGAAAGAACACCTGATCGAGATTCGTTTCAGGAGAAACATCTTTAGACAACACCCATCCAAAATCTTTCTTGATACTTCGCATAAACCTGAAGGCGTGCAATGCATCTGGCTCTCCCAACACTGACGCAAGAAGCCGGCATTTATGGGATGGAACACGAGATAGCAACCTCGCAAGCCCAGCGCGCATCATTTGAGGAAATCGGTAAAAGGATTCCAAACGTCTAAGTATCGAATAATAATGGTACCCACCAAACAACTCATCACCACCATCCCCACCAAGTACAACCGTAACCTCCTTTCTTGCTAATCGAGAAACCGCAAGTGCTGGAAAGGCAGAGCTGTCAAAAAATGGTTCATCGAAGTGTTGATGGAACGATGGGACAAGTGCAAGTAAGTCATCTACCGATAACACTTCTTGGTGATGATCGGTACCAAGCAGATTGGCCACTGCTTGAGCATGCCGACTTTCATCATACTGAGGTTCATGAAACCCAATGGTAAAAGTTTTTATTGGATCGTTTCTTACTTTTCTCATGAGGGCCACAACTAATGAACTATCAATTCCACCAGAGAGAAATGCGCCTAGGGGGACATCACTCACCAACCTAGAACGCACACTTTTTGTCATTAAACAGTCAAGCTCATCAAGCACCTCATTTTCAGCACGACACATCCAATTATCAACAGGCTCGATAAAGAGAGGACTCCAGTAAGAGCCAGTCTCGGTTTTGCCGGTACAATATTCTAGCCAATGCCCAGCCGGGAGTTTACAAACCGATGAATACAAGGTAAACGGCGAAGGAAAGTAGCCGGCTTCAAGGTAAAGTGCCAGGCCTTCAATATTTATTGACGTTGAGAGTTTAGGACAGTAGGCAAAAAGCGCACTGGGACGGGATGAAAAAATTAATCCTCCTTTATACGAAGCGTAATATAGAGGCTTGACTCCGATTCGATCTCGGGCAAGAAAAAGAGACTTTTTCTCTCTGTCCCAAATACCTAGAGCGAACATACCCGTAAGGTGTTGCAAAAACTCCTTACCCCATCGAGCATACGCAATCAGGAGCACTTCAGAATCTGAATTACTTCGCCAATCAGAACAAGTATCTGAAAGTTCTTCACGCAACTCCCGGAAGTTGTATATTTCTCCATTGAAGACCAACACATACCGTTGGTCAGGAGAGACCATAGGCTGGTGACCGGCAGAGGTTGGGTCAAGGACAGACAATCGGCAGTGAGCCAATGATGCATCACCCTCACTCCAAAAACCAGTATCATTGGGACCACGATTCGCCATGGTGTCAATCCCAGCTTTTGCAAAGTCTAAATCGAATTTTTCCTTAACTCCCACTGCCCCAAGAATTCCACACATACTCTATTCCCTACCCCGTCGGCCCTAACTCTTTGATCCCATTCACAGGTATTGATTTTCTTAGTGCATGACTTGTTTATAGTTTAAAAAGTCGATATTTCAAGGTTTCTATCACTGCATCAAATAAGCCCTTCCAGTACCCTTTATGTGTCGACCAGGGTGAGAAGCATTCTTGCATCGCGCGAAGCGGAGACATCCGGCAAAGCGCATACAGCATGGCAATACCACGAGAACGCCCCATGCTGTAATAAAATACTCGTGAGCTTGTCATCACGGCACCCAACACTAAGTTGGTCTTTTGTGAAAGTATCGCGTTAAATAGGCGAGTAAACTGAACCGTTGGAGCCAGATCAGACTCATAGCGTTCTCGGCAAGAAGTAATGATTCTATGACGAAGAGAATCATCGTTAAGGAAGCGGCGAACTTGACAGACCAGATCATCTGGATTTCGAAAGACACCAATTTCAACGTCTGATTGAAACCAATAATCAACGCAGGGGGACCACTCGCAAAGGCAAAATTTTCCCATTTCCGCAAGTTCAAATGGACGCCCTTTTATTTGGCCAAATCTGACACGCAAAGGATCTTCCCGAAGAATCCACTTCGGGGGATTTGTACCAGTAAAATTGAGGTTGATTTTACTCCTGGAAAAAACATCAAATACTTGACTGTCAGTTATTTTCCCCCCACGGCTGGAAAGGCCAAATTCTAAAACGGGAATGCCGTGAGATTGGAGATGTTCCACATATTTCCTACGGCCAGGTTTTGACATGTCCCCAACAAATGAGACCGGGATGTCTTCCAAAACGGGTGGGGCAGCCCGCTTTGGTTGAGGTTGTTGCATTTGTGCCAAGTATGCTGGGATCCCCAACTGCTTTAGCCACTCGGAACCTGCAATATCTGTTGTGATCACTGCACTACACGATTGGTAAAACCATTTTGCCTGCTCAAAGTAAATCTCATCATCAAATCCAAACCCAGTAACAGTAGTGCACTTCCTAAGTCTGGCAAGAAATTCTGGGGTGAGGTAAGAATAGCTGTTGGGAAACTGACTGAATAGCGCCAATTGAGGTTTCCATTTTTTCACCCAGGATTCGATTTGCCTCTCCAACGCAACCTGCCCCTCCTTTAGGTAGATAGCTCTATAGTCAAGGGCCTCAAAGTGCTCAAAGAGTTCACAAAAAAAATCTGCAAATCGTTTATAGACTGGATGATCTAAACCAGGAGCTAGCCAAATGGCGCGAGCCTTGATCACTGACAAATCCCCCAATTCCGATAAAATAAATGGCGCAATAAAATTACCAGAAAATAAATACAATAAACCAGAATCGATATCCAACTTGATACTCAAGAGCTTATTTTTGCAAATCAAAAAGTTGGATAGATCATGACCCCGCCAGGGTACAGTTGCAGCAGTATTTCCTTGATGAACACAATCTGTTTAACGAACAAAAACATTA
This window encodes:
- the asnB gene encoding asparagine synthase (glutamine-hydrolyzing), translating into MCGILGAVGVKEKFDLDFAKAGIDTMANRGPNDTGFWSEGDASLAHCRLSVLDPTSAGHQPMVSPDQRYVLVFNGEIYNFRELREELSDTCSDWRSNSDSEVLLIAYARWGKEFLQHLTGMFALGIWDREKKSLFLARDRIGVKPLYYASYKGGLIFSSRPSALFAYCPKLSTSINIEGLALYLEAGYFPSPFTLYSSVCKLPAGHWLEYCTGKTETGSYWSPLFIEPVDNWMCRAENEVLDELDCLMTKSVRSRLVSDVPLGAFLSGGIDSSLVVALMRKVRNDPIKTFTIGFHEPQYDESRHAQAVANLLGTDHHQEVLSVDDLLALVPSFHQHFDEPFFDSSAFPALAVSRLARKEVTVVLGGDGGDELFGGYHYYSILRRLESFYRFPQMMRAGLARLLSRVPSHKCRLLASVLGEPDALHAFRFMRSIKKDFGWVLSKDVSPETNLDQVFFQTIEQMPKNLSAVECAMRLDLSHVLPEEYLQKTDLSSMAYSLEAREPLLDHELVEWSLKLPLSFKLRGGTSKYLLRRLASRYLPEEIINRPKQGFAVPIDRWLRGPLQEWARERIDDSKLYDRFSLDRNQVLKLFDLHLSGQRDVHPRLWAILMLVPFA
- a CDS encoding 2OG-Fe(II) oxygenase, encoding MNSRSNVPPISLNVGSRRQFNDYGMAVIEQALPELIAEDVRMKFQGAEYERIEQIREHHYEHVFKTDSPYLPKAGEHYIARFWRSPSLESGKSLNQFFENYIRPIVQDISGTHFEKVDLRAYKMTDGDQYRVHIDDYAGPVGFIYYLSKNWKWDWGGILMTADGDNMVPSLPKFNQLILLNHGKRRPPHMVTPIASFAAEPRYVLVGFLS
- a CDS encoding glycosyltransferase family 1 protein, with the protein product MRIGINATFRMHGGGVGHLRNLLASWSRTGIDRRHHIVLFTRPENIPYIQAYLSESIEVHSIGRHSITSIEKVLWEQITFPWLLRSSKLDVLLCPGNVVPLLSPVPTVVAFRNAAPFCSGVNIKLVGLLGWLNLKVLGTIMRLSARSARRVIFVSQYFKNLFVDRYGFQENRGDILYHGRDDVQFNQLYPSRDEDLVIQAPYILCVSHLQRYKNLSALIKAYSLAKEALQSKELRLVIVGKPESEDYFSSLKRMVECHHLTSWVIFTGNVPHEAIPRLMAECRFFLFQSMCENCPNSLIEALSAGLPIACSNASVMPEIAGDAALYFDPSIPEEIANALITLAENSSLCSELRAKALTQSQKFPTWDQVGLNTLETLDLAVHNL
- a CDS encoding glycosyltransferase, which gives rise to MSIKLDIDSGLLYLFSGNFIAPFILSELGDLSVIKARAIWLAPGLDHPVYKRFADFFCELFEHFEALDYRAIYLKEGQVALERQIESWVKKWKPQLALFSQFPNSYSYLTPEFLARLRKCTTVTGFGFDDEIYFEQAKWFYQSCSAVITTDIAGSEWLKQLGIPAYLAQMQQPQPKRAAPPVLEDIPVSFVGDMSKPGRRKYVEHLQSHGIPVLEFGLSSRGGKITDSQVFDVFSRSKINLNFTGTNPPKWILREDPLRVRFGQIKGRPFELAEMGKFCLCEWSPCVDYWFQSDVEIGVFRNPDDLVCQVRRFLNDDSLRHRIITSCRERYESDLAPTVQFTRLFNAILSQKTNLVLGAVMTSSRVFYYSMGRSRGIAMLYALCRMSPLRAMQECFSPWSTHKGYWKGLFDAVIETLKYRLFKL